Proteins encoded together in one bacterium window:
- a CDS encoding Hsp20 family protein, with product MNKRYGLLLIATLFGSTNAYGYHYDVFAYLDESFNQLEKEMSTWFYDDMPRYRQQLRQSAQSNWEKVRQKTDENLDTLAKKIAAQSEKIKEQSAELLDKLKDAGTRSEHHLQHLQEEASAVCSSLTKSGSWLDRMIGRLTKAPEKQELFDLPGKFNATEKVDADNYILDINVPGFSRDNIKLNVQEGEHRVVVTAEKEDISTANAQANGGWRYRSESYFSSQSVNNRTKKIEYKDGKLQVTVDLPDNVDVKNFNSTIDQEKATITFQLKEKQEQEVSK from the coding sequence ATGAACAAGCGTTATGGATTGCTTTTAATTGCCACACTATTTGGCAGCACCAACGCCTACGGCTATCATTACGATGTATTTGCGTATCTTGATGAGTCGTTTAATCAACTTGAAAAAGAAATGAGTACGTGGTTTTATGATGATATGCCACGCTACCGCCAACAATTACGTCAAAGCGCTCAAAGTAATTGGGAAAAAGTAAGACAGAAAACCGATGAAAATTTGGACACCTTGGCAAAAAAAATAGCCGCGCAGTCAGAAAAAATAAAAGAACAGAGTGCTGAACTATTAGACAAACTTAAAGATGCTGGCACTCGTAGTGAACATCATTTGCAGCATTTGCAGGAAGAGGCAAGCGCCGTATGCTCTTCGTTAACAAAAAGTGGTTCCTGGCTTGATCGAATGATTGGTCGCTTGACCAAAGCACCTGAAAAGCAGGAATTGTTTGATTTGCCAGGCAAATTTAATGCAACAGAAAAAGTAGATGCGGACAATTACATTCTAGATATTAACGTGCCAGGCTTTAGCCGCGATAACATTAAATTGAATGTTCAAGAAGGCGAACATCGCGTTGTCGTAACAGCAGAAAAAGAAGATATTTCCACAGCAAATGCTCAAGCAAATGGTGGCTGGCGTTATCGCTCAGAAAGCTATTTTTCTTCTCAAAGCGTCAATAATCGCACTAAAAAGATTGAATACAAAGATGGCAAATTGCAGGTAACGGTCGATCTACCAGACAACGTTGACGTTAAAAATTTCAACAGCACGATCGACCAAGAAAAAGCAACGATTACCTTTCAATTAAAAGAAAAACAAGAGCAAGAAGTCAGTAAATAA
- the galU gene encoding UTP--glucose-1-phosphate uridylyltransferase GalU, whose protein sequence is MGVTKAIIPAGGLGTRFLPATKKSPKEMLPILDKPAIQYIAEEGIRSGIKNFVVVTGKNKNVIEDHFDTNSELENFLAAQDKGHLLDEINKIINTADFIYVRQKEPLGLGHAVWTARHVIGNEPMAIFLPDDIIAGNTPAMGQLIQVAMQEKCNVVAVQEVPMDQVSRYGIIAIRKQFSPNLFQVKELIEKPSIAQAPSNLAIVGRYVLSPNIFKALEEQRVGAGGEIQLTDAIQSLLFSGEKVFAYKVQGARYDIGNPLGLLKANLDFALKHPKYSEQILEYLRKLDKDFLVMQGKAQALSKGSQATL, encoded by the coding sequence ATGGGAGTAACGAAAGCAATAATTCCAGCAGGAGGATTGGGTACACGATTTTTGCCGGCAACCAAAAAGTCTCCTAAGGAAATGTTGCCGATTCTAGACAAGCCAGCTATCCAATATATTGCAGAAGAGGGTATTCGCTCCGGCATTAAAAATTTTGTGGTTGTCACGGGTAAAAACAAAAATGTTATTGAAGATCATTTTGATACCAATAGTGAGCTCGAAAATTTTTTGGCGGCCCAAGATAAAGGCCACTTGCTTGATGAAATAAATAAAATTATAAATACTGCTGATTTTATTTATGTACGCCAAAAAGAACCGCTTGGGTTGGGGCATGCAGTATGGACAGCGCGCCATGTCATTGGTAATGAGCCAATGGCTATTTTTTTACCTGACGATATTATCGCAGGCAACACACCAGCCATGGGCCAGCTGATTCAGGTAGCCATGCAAGAAAAATGTAACGTAGTGGCAGTCCAAGAAGTTCCCATGGACCAAGTGAGTCGGTATGGTATTATTGCTATTCGCAAGCAATTTTCTCCCAATCTTTTCCAAGTTAAAGAATTAATCGAAAAGCCGTCCATTGCACAGGCACCGTCAAATTTGGCAATTGTTGGTCGGTATGTTCTCTCGCCGAATATTTTTAAAGCGCTTGAAGAGCAGCGTGTTGGTGCTGGTGGTGAAATTCAATTAACCGACGCTATACAAAGTTTGCTATTTTCTGGCGAAAAAGTATTTGCGTACAAAGTGCAGGGGGCCCGTTATGACATTGGGAATCCGCTTGGCTTGCTCAAAGCAAATCTAGATTTTGCATTAAAACATCCAAAGTATTCTGAACAAATTTTGGAGTATTTGCGAAAGCTTGATAAAGATTTTTTAGTAATGCAGGGAAAAGCTCAAGCATTGAGTAAAGGTTCTCAAGCGACACTTTAA
- a CDS encoding HIT domain-containing protein produces the protein MEKLYAPWRHGYVTKTDSNLPKKPLKNNCIFCEQFAANNDEKYLILKRGKQAAIVMNYYPYNAGHLMVLPFEHRAMLNDLDSETRTEIMELTNLALNVVQEVLKCTGFNVGINVGETGGGGIPQHLHMHIVPRWKGDTNFMATIAETTLVCSPFHELYQQFKEIFDRQ, from the coding sequence ATGGAAAAATTATACGCACCATGGCGCCACGGCTACGTCACCAAAACTGACTCCAACTTGCCAAAAAAGCCTTTAAAAAATAATTGCATTTTTTGCGAACAATTTGCCGCCAACAACGATGAAAAATATTTAATTTTAAAGCGCGGCAAACAAGCAGCGATTGTCATGAACTATTATCCCTACAATGCCGGCCACCTCATGGTTTTACCATTCGAACACCGCGCCATGTTGAATGATCTTGATAGTGAAACGCGCACAGAAATTATGGAGCTTACCAATCTCGCACTCAACGTTGTGCAAGAAGTCCTTAAATGTACCGGCTTTAATGTTGGGATTAATGTTGGCGAAACGGGCGGCGGCGGGATACCACAGCACTTGCACATGCATATTGTACCGCGCTGGAAAGGGGATACCAACTTTATGGCAACTATTGCCGAAACAACCTTAGTCTGCTCACCGTTTCATGAACTGTATCAACAATTTAAAGAAATTTTTGATAGACAATAA
- a CDS encoding Hsp20/alpha crystallin family protein, with protein MFDLLLQKIKPDILVRATEIDRLSDKVKKQSGELLAKLKEHKPQNERFLQHLHDEVKTVFTYLKQSSDWLEHMVNYLEKEKERRYLLDFTCKFNVTEKKEANYYLLSVNLPGFQKENMNFNVQGKDHQAIITAEKRTPQNDERFHYSESYFSSQTINGRTKKIEYKDGNLKIIADLPNNVDVKNFTSTIDEEKATINFQIKTTETKQIDQK; from the coding sequence ATGTTTGACTTGTTATTACAAAAAATCAAACCCGACATTCTTGTTCGAGCAACCGAAATAGATCGGCTTTCTGACAAAGTAAAGAAACAGAGTGGTGAACTTTTAGCTAAATTAAAGGAACATAAACCACAAAATGAACGTTTCTTGCAGCATTTACATGATGAAGTAAAAACGGTTTTTACCTATTTAAAGCAAAGTAGCGATTGGCTTGAACACATGGTAAACTACCTTGAAAAAGAAAAAGAAAGACGTTATCTGTTAGACTTTACTTGTAAATTCAATGTCACTGAGAAAAAAGAAGCCAACTATTACCTTCTTTCTGTCAATTTGCCTGGCTTTCAAAAAGAAAATATGAATTTTAACGTTCAAGGCAAAGACCATCAGGCTATTATCACGGCAGAAAAACGCACGCCTCAAAACGACGAAAGATTCCATTATTCTGAAAGTTATTTTTCTTCGCAAACTATCAATGGCCGCACTAAAAAAATTGAGTACAAAGACGGCAATTTAAAAATAATCGCTGACTTGCCAAACAACGTTGATGTAAAAAATTTCACCAGCACGATCGACGAGGAAAAAGCAACAATTAACTTCCAAATCAAAACTACTGAAACCAAACAGATTGATCAAAAATAG
- the pheS gene encoding phenylalanine--tRNA ligase subunit alpha, giving the protein MPELANRLSAVQNELKDLLARAQTDKQIEEIRLNFLGKKGKMIELMTELKELSVEQKRTYGPLLNALKQEVETAIANAKEALINQQAHAAIQKQQHFDVTAVKPNVSQGSLHVYSHIVAEIEDIFLSMGYEVLDGPELETDENNFTHLNIPSDHPARDMYDTFWVDVPGLLMRTHTSPVQVRAMLSQELPLAAVVPGRVYRHEAVDASHDFMFMQCEGILIDKNVNLSNLFATAQMFLKALFKKEELDIRIRPGFFPFVEPGIEIDMRCPFCSNGCSVCKKSTWMEVFPGGMIHPNVLRSCGIDPEIYSGFAFGFGLSRLAMLKYGIDDIRLFHSGKVKFLEQF; this is encoded by the coding sequence ATGCCTGAATTAGCCAATAGATTGAGTGCGGTCCAAAATGAGTTGAAAGATCTTCTTGCGCGTGCTCAAACAGACAAACAGATTGAAGAAATTAGACTTAATTTTTTGGGGAAAAAAGGAAAGATGATTGAGCTCATGACAGAGCTTAAAGAACTTTCTGTTGAGCAAAAACGGACTTATGGTCCCTTGCTTAATGCACTCAAGCAAGAAGTTGAAACGGCTATTGCCAATGCCAAAGAGGCGTTGATAAATCAGCAAGCTCACGCAGCAATTCAAAAACAACAACATTTCGATGTCACGGCGGTAAAACCAAATGTTTCGCAAGGCTCTTTGCATGTTTACTCGCACATTGTTGCTGAAATTGAAGATATCTTTTTATCGATGGGCTATGAAGTTTTAGATGGTCCAGAACTTGAAACCGACGAAAATAATTTTACTCATTTAAATATTCCCAGCGATCACCCAGCGCGTGATATGTACGATACTTTTTGGGTTGATGTCCCTGGTCTTCTCATGCGCACGCACACCTCGCCCGTGCAAGTACGTGCTATGCTTTCACAGGAGTTGCCACTGGCCGCCGTTGTACCTGGGCGTGTGTATCGGCATGAAGCGGTTGATGCCTCACATGATTTTATGTTTATGCAATGTGAAGGTATTTTGATTGATAAAAATGTTAATCTTTCAAATCTTTTTGCCACTGCGCAAATGTTTTTGAAAGCATTATTCAAAAAAGAAGAATTAGACATTCGCATCCGTCCAGGCTTTTTTCCCTTTGTTGAACCAGGTATTGAAATAGACATGCGCTGTCCTTTTTGTTCAAATGGATGTTCGGTATGCAAAAAATCAACATGGATGGAAGTTTTTCCCGGTGGTATGATTCACCCCAATGTTTTACGTTCGTGTGGTATAGATCCTGAAATTTATTCAGGCTTTGCTTTTGGGTTTGGTTTGTCACGGTTGGCCATGTTGAAATATGGCATCGATGATATTCGGTTATTTCACAGTGGGAAGGTTAAATTTTTAGAGCAATTTTAG
- a CDS encoding Rpn family recombination-promoting nuclease/putative transposase, with the protein MRFLKPTTDIAFKKLFGCQKRSALTISFLNSILDKKDGEKITHVIINDGANHPTTIDKKMSFVDVSCTDQKNKHYIVEMQVIDEKNFIERAQYYAAFHLSRQLNAGDGYQKLVPVIFVGIVCFDLFKNNNYISRYFLQEHETGDRSLNLLEFHFVELHKFEKELEDLVTDTDKWSYLMQQADAMITIPPQLKTPHEMVDALQVLEEGTWSSAEYENYMTELDQWRGKESLQTFFEQKGRIEGLAEGEKKGLLKAAQAMLIEGLNAPTIAKITKLSIEEIMALKK; encoded by the coding sequence ATGAGATTTTTAAAACCAACCACCGACATCGCCTTCAAAAAGCTTTTTGGCTGCCAAAAGCGTTCAGCGCTTACCATAAGCTTTCTTAATAGCATTCTTGATAAAAAAGATGGCGAAAAGATAACCCACGTTATCATTAATGACGGCGCCAACCATCCTACAACTATCGACAAAAAGATGAGCTTTGTTGATGTCAGTTGCACCGATCAAAAAAATAAACATTATATCGTTGAGATGCAGGTTATTGACGAAAAAAATTTTATTGAGCGCGCCCAGTATTATGCTGCTTTTCATTTGTCACGCCAACTGAATGCTGGCGATGGGTATCAAAAATTGGTTCCGGTTATTTTTGTTGGTATCGTTTGCTTTGATCTTTTTAAAAATAATAACTATATCAGCCGCTATTTTTTGCAAGAACATGAAACTGGTGATCGATCACTTAATTTACTTGAGTTTCACTTTGTTGAGTTGCACAAATTTGAAAAGGAACTTGAAGACTTGGTTACCGACACCGACAAGTGGAGTTACTTAATGCAGCAAGCTGATGCCATGATTACCATTCCGCCACAACTTAAAACCCCTCATGAAATGGTTGATGCCTTGCAAGTCCTTGAAGAAGGTACGTGGTCAAGCGCCGAGTATGAAAATTACATGACAGAGCTTGACCAGTGGCGCGGCAAAGAGAGTTTGCAAACGTTTTTTGAACAAAAAGGTCGCATCGAAGGCCTTGCTGAAGGAGAAAAGAAGGGTCTTCTTAAAGCCGCTCAAGCAATGCTAATAGAAGGTTTAAATGCGCCAACAATCGCAAAAATAACTAAACTATCTATCGAAGAAATTATGGCTTTGAAAAAATAA
- a CDS encoding phospho-N-acetylmuramoyl-pentapeptide-transferase: protein MIYHFAQKLQTTYTFLNLFHYVSVRAIGAFLTGFLLSLIFGDWFIRTCREHFGSKVREFTPATHQKKNNTPTMGGLFILIVFVFNTLLWNKLTKPSLWIFLLGIIGFGCIGFVDDWNKIKAHKGLSAKSKFLLQLSMGLVVMTVWYWWAQPNTAICVPFVKNISFTLGWLIIPWGAFIIIATSNAVNLTDGLDGLATGPLIVNCATFALIVYLAGHKAFSDYLYIPFAGSAEISIIAASLVGVLLGFLWYNTYPAQIFMGDVGSLALGAGLALMAIMARQEFLLLISGGVFVLETVSVIIQVLSFKFLGRRMFRMAPIHHHFELKGWQEAKITVRFWIISIILCVLALLTLKIR from the coding sequence ATGATTTACCACTTTGCTCAAAAATTACAAACAACGTATACCTTCCTTAATTTGTTTCATTATGTCAGCGTGCGTGCCATTGGCGCCTTTCTGACTGGTTTTCTCTTGTCATTAATATTTGGTGATTGGTTTATTAGAACTTGTCGTGAGCATTTTGGTTCTAAAGTGCGTGAGTTTACGCCAGCAACGCATCAAAAGAAAAACAATACGCCGACCATGGGCGGTCTTTTTATTTTAATTGTTTTTGTTTTCAACACATTATTGTGGAATAAACTGACCAAGCCAAGTCTCTGGATTTTTTTGTTGGGTATTATTGGCTTTGGTTGCATTGGCTTTGTTGATGATTGGAACAAAATCAAAGCACATAAAGGTTTATCTGCCAAGAGTAAATTTTTGTTGCAGTTGAGCATGGGGCTTGTCGTTATGACGGTCTGGTATTGGTGGGCTCAGCCCAACACTGCCATCTGCGTGCCGTTTGTAAAAAATATAAGTTTTACGCTCGGGTGGTTAATCATTCCGTGGGGTGCTTTTATTATTATTGCCACCAGCAATGCCGTCAACCTGACCGATGGGCTTGATGGTTTAGCGACCGGCCCGCTTATTGTTAATTGTGCTACGTTTGCGCTGATTGTTTATTTGGCGGGGCACAAAGCATTTTCAGATTATTTATATATCCCTTTTGCCGGCAGTGCTGAAATAAGCATTATTGCTGCCAGCTTGGTGGGTGTGCTGTTGGGCTTTTTGTGGTACAATACCTATCCAGCACAAATTTTTATGGGCGATGTTGGTTCGCTTGCGTTGGGTGCTGGGCTGGCCCTTATGGCCATTATGGCCCGACAAGAATTTTTGCTGTTGATCAGCGGCGGTGTTTTTGTTTTAGAGACGGTGTCGGTGATTATTCAAGTATTATCGTTTAAATTTTTGGGCCGCCGGATGTTTCGTATGGCGCCAATCCACCACCACTTTGAATTGAAGGGGTGGCAGGAAGCAAAAATTACCGTGCGTTTTTGGATTATTTCGATCATCTTGTGTGTATTAGCGTTGCTCACCCTGAAAATTCGATGA
- a CDS encoding GHKL domain-containing protein, translating into MNESLHKRRLLIIVLSISALFVTSWLELFLQRKQNLIGAGINRSFFFLLINVHVIVIVVLLYLIIRQSIKLFIERQQGMPGSGFKRNLLFAFTFFSVIPSFFVFFTAGKIITTSIDHWFHARISTGLASGMKLHKAQTQALRQELTDAGTMLAEQLCTTSYALEDALEITHSHHSILNNCSIYWWPADLPRLLTSLNEEITQWRAYRTFNDRSVQRLRQTFLTRLAKYNSRQHGVFDFFGSLYFVKKIDNHYVCLAYRYPAMTRIHLIDMQNSLDDYYQLQSMRNPIYYIYIFTFILVTLLILFLSIWCAFYLARGISTPIQELLDATERIKAGQWNVLVTCNEASDLHSLAQGFNEMISAVNRAHSELESKNKEMLAILENMKASVFFVNKFARITMHNRAAKELVAKYLHLNRFKNKRVNFFGVDVKTTCIRLIRKLAESDSLFLSEEINFKTKGENRILMVHLSAISTTKGPNNVEKGLLIVIEDLTDIVKASKIKTWQEAAKQVAHEIKNPLTPIQLATQRLQRKYKPILEHESIFMDCTSTILHQVNIIKDLAAHFSEFASMPAPQVEIADINEIVIEILRFYRVSYPSINFTCLFKSPPMIKTDIKKIKRVFINLLDNSVRALLEKNDSIKSIKIETKILPQTHKLEIIIADNGPGIEPAMRDKLFLPYVSSNKKNMGLGLAIVHDIIAQLGGTIQLLTTKTGAIFKILLNLE; encoded by the coding sequence ATGAACGAATCGCTACACAAACGCCGCCTTCTCATTATCGTGCTCAGCATCAGTGCGCTTTTTGTCACAAGCTGGCTTGAACTCTTTTTGCAACGCAAACAAAACTTAATTGGCGCCGGCATTAACCGCTCATTCTTTTTTTTGTTAATTAACGTTCACGTTATTGTAATTGTCGTTTTACTCTATTTAATTATTCGGCAAAGCATTAAACTTTTCATTGAGCGTCAACAAGGAATGCCTGGCTCTGGCTTTAAACGCAACTTACTTTTTGCATTTACCTTCTTTTCAGTCATCCCTTCATTCTTTGTTTTTTTTACCGCCGGCAAAATTATTACTACCAGCATTGATCACTGGTTTCACGCACGGATCAGCACCGGCCTTGCCAGCGGCATGAAACTGCACAAAGCACAAACGCAGGCCTTACGTCAAGAGCTGACAGATGCGGGCACCATGCTTGCCGAACAGCTTTGCACAACCTCGTACGCACTTGAAGACGCTCTTGAAATTACGCACTCACACCACTCGATTTTAAACAACTGCTCGATCTATTGGTGGCCAGCAGACCTGCCACGGTTACTCACCAGCCTGAATGAGGAAATTACCCAGTGGCGGGCCTACCGCACTTTTAATGATCGCAGCGTACAACGACTGCGCCAGACTTTTTTAACACGTCTGGCAAAATACAACTCCCGCCAACATGGTGTTTTTGATTTTTTTGGGTCACTCTATTTTGTTAAAAAAATCGACAATCATTATGTCTGTCTTGCTTACCGCTATCCAGCCATGACACGCATTCATTTGATTGATATGCAAAATTCGCTTGATGATTACTACCAGCTGCAGTCCATGCGCAACCCGATTTATTACATTTATATTTTTACGTTCATTCTGGTCACGCTCCTCATTTTATTTTTATCCATTTGGTGCGCTTTTTATTTGGCACGCGGCATCAGTACGCCCATTCAAGAGCTACTTGATGCTACCGAACGCATTAAAGCCGGACAATGGAATGTGCTTGTCACGTGCAATGAAGCAAGTGATTTGCATTCACTTGCCCAAGGGTTTAACGAAATGATCAGCGCTGTTAACCGTGCTCACTCAGAACTGGAAAGTAAAAATAAAGAGATGTTGGCCATCCTTGAAAATATGAAAGCGTCAGTATTTTTTGTTAACAAATTCGCACGCATTACCATGCACAACCGCGCAGCCAAAGAGCTTGTTGCCAAATACTTGCATCTCAACCGCTTTAAAAATAAACGCGTTAATTTTTTTGGCGTTGACGTTAAAACAACCTGCATCAGACTTATTAGAAAATTAGCTGAAAGCGACAGCCTCTTTCTTTCTGAAGAAATCAATTTTAAAACCAAGGGAGAGAACCGCATTTTAATGGTCCATCTTTCTGCCATTAGCACCACCAAAGGCCCCAACAATGTTGAAAAGGGATTACTCATAGTCATTGAAGATTTAACTGACATTGTTAAAGCAAGCAAAATTAAAACATGGCAAGAAGCGGCCAAGCAAGTAGCACACGAAATCAAAAACCCACTCACGCCAATTCAATTGGCAACCCAGCGACTTCAACGCAAATACAAACCTATTCTTGAACATGAATCAATTTTTATGGACTGCACTTCAACCATTTTACATCAAGTTAATATTATTAAAGACTTAGCCGCTCATTTTTCTGAGTTTGCGTCCATGCCCGCCCCACAAGTAGAAATTGCCGATATTAACGAAATTGTTATCGAAATTTTACGCTTTTATCGCGTCAGTTATCCCAGCATTAATTTTACTTGTTTATTCAAAAGCCCACCCATGATTAAAACTGACATCAAAAAAATTAAACGCGTGTTCATTAATTTGCTCGACAACAGCGTACGCGCTTTGCTGGAAAAAAATGACAGCATAAAATCAATCAAAATTGAAACTAAAATTTTGCCACAAACGCATAAGCTCGAAATTATTATCGCCGACAACGGCCCCGGCATTGAGCCGGCAATGCGCGATAAACTGTTTTTGCCGTACGTTTCCAGCAACAAAAAAAATATGGGGCTAGGCTTGGCAATTGTTCACGATATTATTGCCCAGCTTGGAGGCACTATCCAACTCCTGACTACCAAAACGGGAGCCATTTTTAAAATTTTGCTCAATCTTGAATAA